The following DNA comes from Actinomycetota bacterium.
GGGACCGTATCCTCCGCCGTCCTTGGTGGTCGGGATGGTGCAGCCGGCAACGGTCAGCGCCACCGCGACCACGGTCGAGACGGTCAGGAGCAGACGGCGTCGCGGCATCGCGATCCTTCCCTGGTCCGAGAATTTCCCTGGCCAACTGGGAACTCTTGGTTGTGTCATCGGATTCCCGATATCTCTCAAGAATTCTGGGCGGACAGTGGGACGACGGTGCGCGCCCGGCCGAACTCCGACAGCAGCAGCCGGCGCAGCCGCTCCCGGGCGCGGAACAGCCGCGAAAGCACGGTGCCTTTTGGCGTGCCCATGACCGCCGCCGCCTCCTCACAGGAGAGGCCCTGAAGCTCGACCAGCGTCACCGCCACCCGGTAGGGCTCGGGCAGCTTGGAAATTGCCCGCCGCATCGCCTCCCGGTCGAGCTGGCGCAGCGCCTCCTCCTCCGGGTTGGGCACGTCCGCCCGGAACTGGGCGAGCACGTCGACGTCGTCGTCGGCCGCGGTCCGGTAGGTGATGCGCTTGCGCCCCCGGTAGTCGCGGCAGAACAGGTTGTGGGAGATCTGCAGCATCCAGGCCCGGCAGTTGGTGCCGGCCTGGAAGGAGTCGAATGCGCGGAACGCTCTGAGATACGTTTCCTGGGTGAGATCCTGGGCCATCACCGGGTCGCCCGTCATGCGGAGATTCGCCCGGTAGATCGAGTCGTGCAGGGGCAGCGCCGTGGCCTCGAACCGCTCGTGGATCGAGGCGGCGGTCTCAGTCGTGGTTGGCATCGAGGTCACCTCCCGACCATTCGCGCGGGCATTGACGTCGGCATTGGCGCCGGTCGGGCCGCCGGCCTGGGTGCCGCCGACCGGCCCCGGTTCCAGGCGGTCAATGGCACCGCCGGCGGCCACATCGCCACGGCCAGGGCGAGCCCGGACAGGCACGCCCAGACCACCGACCCGAGCCACAGCTCCAGCTCCGGGCCGGCCCCGTAGCCCACCCGGAGGAGGGCGAAATGCCAGGTCCAG
Coding sequences within:
- a CDS encoding sigma-70 family RNA polymerase sigma factor; translation: MPTTTETAASIHERFEATALPLHDSIYRANLRMTGDPVMAQDLTQETYLRAFRAFDSFQAGTNCRAWMLQISHNLFCRDYRGRKRITYRTAADDDVDVLAQFRADVPNPEEEALRQLDREAMRRAISKLPEPYRVAVTLVELQGLSCEEAAAVMGTPKGTVLSRLFRARERLRRLLLSEFGRARTVVPLSAQNS